GAATCAATCCTCTTCAGAATCTACTCCAAAATTTCCAATaagcttttctcttttcatcctgCTTCCCACACCACTCTACCTCATTCCTCTCTATTCCCCAAAATCTAGCCTTCTTTTAAGCTcaggtatatttttttttgctagggaattttatctgtattttgttATATCCTGACTATATCTTGGTAAACATAGGAGAGAGAGCTTCTCTTTTTGTTTAAGTGTGGAGTCCTGTACAATATCCCCTTAGTTTTCATATGCCTTCCTTCAGGGCCCTACTGAAATATTCTTGTGTGCTTTAAAGCCAGTAGGGTTTTGCACTGGGACTGTAATGGCTGAGTCCAATGCAGAATGTATTCCTATTAACCATTTGGCACCTCATGTTTATcacttatataaataaacaagttGTCATTTGCCTGCACATCTCATTCTTACATAGTAATGGAGAGCTCTGTAGCTCATCTTCCCTATATTCATGATTTTGAGCCAGTTTCacttaagaatattttcttaaccACCTTAATTCAATTTGACCCTATCTAAGACATTgaatctaacaaatatttattaagctgcTCTATAAAAGGGACTATGACAACTTCCTGTCTTTTTATAGGATATCCAAGATCATCTTTGAGCCAAGTATCACCTGTAAACATAAAGATTTCCACTGTTTAAGCttcctttaaattatttctgaaaatgtttggTAAGCTGGTGCCTTATTCTTAATTAGAATGTTTCCTCCacgatgattaattttatgtgtcatatTGGCTGGGCCATGGTGCCCAGACATGTGGCCAAACATTCTGCTGGATGTTTCTGTAAGGgtgttttggatgagattaacatttaaatcagtggactttgagtaaagcagattgccctctaTAATGTGTGTGGGTTCAATCAgttgaatagaacaaaagactgACCACCCCTTCCCTCCAAACAAGGGAGAATTCCGTCAGTAGACAGTCTTTGGACCTCTTACCTGGGTCTCCAGCCCGCCAGCCCTATCCTACCTGCAGATTTTGAAACTGCTTGCCTCCATAACCATGtgagccaatttttaaaaataaatttccttctacGTATAATTTATACATCCTATTGGTCCTATTTCCGCGGAGAATCCTGGAGTAAGACACTGCCATTCACCATTTAGATCTTCGAGATGGAAGATTTCATCTTGGCAGAAGAGAAACTTTGAGTAGTTTTGAGAGCTTATTGAAGATTCTGATTAAAGATCtatagaaggaaaggaagaaaggatgctCTGGAGGTCTGATCCATGACTCGGCAAATGACAAGGAGAAATGAATCCCAGGGAGAACTAAGGGAGAGAAGTAGCCTCTTATGATAGTATCCCAGAAGAGGGCTAAGAAATTACATAGGTCTCTGAGAGGGTATCAATAATCAATGCAATTTGATTAactgactttaaaatatgttagagttttattttcaggttccattgtgtattttttgtgTAATTACTCTGTGCAGTTATATTGTCCGAAACCACAGGGGACTGACAAAGCACCAAATCCACATTAAAACCATTTGTATGATCGTGGTGTTTACATGATGCTAGGGTACACAGTATCCACTCTGCTTTTCCACCGTTAATTCCAGTCCTTATTGCTCGCAGAAAGTAGTAAAACTTTCCTTTTCTCATTGCCCCATACAGATATGCCCAATTTATGCAATGAATTGGTTTCTGCAAAGCTAATGTGATGTATACCTTTGTGAATTGCTTTGTATTTTGAAGACACATTAGAGGTGTTGactatttcaaagaaattttacaaGTATCTCATTTCTTAATGTCATAAGTCATTCTGATTCAAGACCATAACATCTTCCTGGTGTATTAGCTTATGAAGTTCTATTTTTTGCTTTAGAGGTTTAATTAAAGTAAGCTAAAACTATACCTAATAACATTCATTCGCTTGAAAGAGTTATTGTAGAAATGCCTAATGTATTACCAGAAAGTAGTTTAATGTCTCAAATAAATGCCAAGTTGTTCAAATCACACTGATTTGACAACTTCATTAGGTATAAATGTCATTATTATCCCTACTGTCCTGCATTTTTTAGGAAGAAAACATTCACACAGGGAAGGGAATCAGAATCTATTTTTATATCCCTAGAGTTATAAACATTTGTatcaaaatatttacaattatagtATATGAAATATCAATCTAttaaagaaaaagccaaatacaGTACTAGAACAACCCACCAATGTAATGCAAATTACATGAGacataaatgtcacagaaataaagtaaaagacaAGGGAATACATGGTTCATTCCAGTCATAGCTTGACTTTTCAACACAATGTGAGTATCTCTTTTGGGTATATCTGATATGTAAGTATACTTCTGAACATAAAACAGCCTTCTATAATCATGTGATAattaaatcataattaaaaaGTTCATCATCCTACAGTTTTTGCTTGCCATCTCTCTACCCCCAGCCCAGGTAATCTGGTGGCCTACCCTCAATATTCCCTTAACCAGAATGAACATAGAGCAATATACTTAGTCATAGTCCTGTTACATAAATACCAGAAATCATGGCATAACAACTCCCCAAAAAGGAAAGGTATGCAAGAAATGGGATAAGGAGAGCTAGGAGGAAAGTAGGCAAGATGTCTCAGATTCTCCCTGGGGTAGATCTTCTCAGGTAATAAAGGAAATGTCTTCCCAAACCAACACCTTTAGACAGAATCTGAGATGGCTTGAAATAGCTGCTCCAGGCCAGAGCAATGCCTGCTCAACCAGGAATAGCATACTGCTACTAAGTCCTATATAGAAATGCTCCTATGGAAATAGCCCAATTACCAACTGACTGGACACCATAAgagtttttgctttttactttttctcttaaagaagatATCTGCCCGTCACCTATATCTTTATTTATCTTGTGGGAAATTTCTGATTCTCCTGGGAATGCAGGCACTCTGTTCTAATCGTGACAGGAATCTAGTACGCTTAATACTTGACAATTATATAGCACCTTTCACCAAAGGATcaatttggttttggtttgtgtgtgttttcttatgCTTCCAAAATTGCCCtgcctcacctgtgaaatgggataGGCAGGGCCCCTGAAAGGCAACAGTTCTAGCCCATGTCAAAGTGAGAACTGCCACTGAGCCTAGGagtcctaatccccaatgtgGATAATTAACAAAAATGTACTCAAGAGTTATCATTAGAGGGAGAGCAATAAATCATCTTACAAGGAACCATGTCCATTCTCTCTCCCCATATGTTCTTAAAAGAAACACTGACTACATGGACAGGGAGTCCTAAAAACATAACCGTACTGTAGCACTGTCACAAGATTGACCTTTGGTCCTGTAATTTGTGTGGTTCTTTCACCAATGAATTGGTCACTAGGGGCTTTACCAAAATGCCAGAAGAGTTGCTTTGGTTTTAAGCAAGAGGCCTAGCAAAGTCCATAGCAAGAGGTCTCCGTGAGGGGCAGCTGTGTGAGGTCTGGTCTGGGTTCTGACCATCCCCCAGGCCCTCCACTGTGAAAAGTTCTTTCTTGGCTTCACTAACCCACTAATTTGGCCTTAGGACTATATCTCTTTCTCCCATTTCGTCACAAATACCACTGAGTTCCACAGAGTTAAATATCTGTTCTAAAGAGGGATAATGGCTCACTAGTCAAAGCCCTTGTATAGGTCCTTCAGACTGGAATGTCATGTTTTGCTTTGGGTCAGAAAGGCGGGATGGCTTCCAGGCAGGCTTAGCATATTCAACACAAAAACAGTATCTGCTCTTGCTGGAACTTGTACCGCTATTTTAACTTGATGCAATGGGTCTGAGGACCGCAATGCAAGACCCAGAAATCAGCCTTAGGAGTGGAGTCAGTGGTGTGGCAGCCGATGGGGCCCCAGGCAGTGTGTGTAACTGAGAACAGCTGGAGGCCAAGTCTGGTGGCTGGAGAGAGGCTCTCCTGCTGCATCAAGGGAGCAGCAGACTACTAGCCAACTACTTTCTCCCAAGGGCAGGGGCTCGACAGTAGAGAACCTCCTCAAGAATGGTTTGAATTTCAGCCTCTCCCACCCTacttcccctccccgcccccccctccccactcttggATTTTCCTGCATAGTATCTTCCACTTCCCGCCCAGATCCAATGgcttctttctccccaccccccagatcCCTGTGAATTTGTTCAGCCTTATTTCTTTCTCAGGACTAGATAGAGAACGCCAATGATGAAGCTAAAGCAGAAGCAGATCCAGGTCAGGATGAAGGAGTAGCCGTGGTGACTGCTCGGGTACTGAGTTCCATAACCATTGGCATAATGATGAGTATAGATGGACACCCCGACCATAATGCACAGCcctgcaagaggaaaaaaaatcatttggtttgtttgggcttttttttttttttttttacattaaaaccaagaaaacaaattgTATAACTTTTAAAAGATCCTGTTTTCCTCACTAGCAAAATGGGAAATTTCactgggaaaataaaatctggCCATTGAGCCCCAAACCATAGTCTTGTTGATATGCCTTGAACCAACCTCGATAGTTGTATTGATAAACTAGAGGTGTTTGGGTTCTCACATCTGCACTGGTTTGTGTAGCTAAAAGTGTAGAGTAAAAAACACAGACCCTCCTGTCCCTCAACCAGCTTTTCCTTCTGGACCCCAGCATATGTAGGCAGGCCGCCCAGAATGCAAAAGAACACAGCCTTTCACCAAATGGCGTGTGTTTGGGAAGAATGGCAGAAGAATGAGAACAGCACTGCTGGCAAGCCCTGTCGCAGTGGCTTTGTCTCTCTCAGGACTCCCATCCTCCTGCCCTCGAGTGTCTTGTATACAACCACTAGCAACAGATGTGGCCCAGCCACTTGGTAGTTACCAGGGAGCCCTAGGTTTAAACATGGCCATCTGTTTAAAGCAGGTGACAGTACTTATTCCAAACACTGGCAGGGGGTCTCAAAAAGAGAACAATCAGAGGAGAAAATTGTCCAAAGCAGCTTCACTGAGCCATGTGGTCATCTGTCCAAATGGCCAGAAACACCCATGGTAAGACCTACATAAAAGCTTTTCCTGTCTACACCAGAGCCTGCCCCTCAGGATACTCACAGCACACCAGCATGGTGGCCCCGGATAGGAAGAAGCGGTTTCCTTTCTCCATGGTGAAGAGCTGGAACACAAAGACCACGAGGGAGATGACGGAGAAGATGATGGAGAGGATCATGAAGGCCTGCACTGCCTTGAGGGCGTCTGGGGATACAGGATGAGAACAGCGTTATTAGACGGATCCGTCCCCAGCAGGCTGCCTGCTTCCCCAATCACACGAATTGTCGGTACTGAATACGGTCCTTCCATACATACCTTCACTGGCATAGGACAGGACATCATCACAGCCACCACTGGTGCAGTTTTTCCAAAGACCTACTGATGCTTTTGGAAAATCTGAAACCACCCAGACCTGCAACCAAAAGGAAACAAGCAGTTGTTCAAAAGCTGACCCTCTgcttctgaagaaaaagaaatggcattgTCAGATTGGTGTCAGGATCAAATCTTAAGCAATACCCCGTAGTGAGTCACAAATACGGCTGAGCCCCCCATCTCTTGGTGGAAATGAGATCCGGCTAAAACTGAAGTCACGTAAGTCCCAAGAGAAAAGATGCAGGATTGTGTGGCCAAAGAAAAATCACttagctgggatccctgggtggctcagcggtttagcacctgcctttggcccagggtatgatcctggagacctgggatcgagtcccacatcaggctccctgcatggaggctgcttcttcctctgcctgtgtctctggctctctctctctctctctcataagtaaataaaatcatttttaaaaaatcacttagcATCTCTGGGTTTCACATCCCTGTTacttagggaaaaaatgaaataattcaatcacAGTGGCTTAAAATTCTGAGTTCTAAGTAAAAGAAACACTAGATGAGGTGATTGGTTTTAAGTATGCACAACCATACACTCTATCAAGaccatttcaggggcacctgggtggctcagtagttgaatgcctgcctttggctcaggtcatgatcctggggtcctgggatcgagtcctgcattgggctccccagaaggaacctgcttctccctctgcctatgtctctgcctctctgtgtgtgtgtctctaatgaataaataaataaataaataaaatattaaaagaaaaaaaagaccatttcATGTAAGGGACTATGggtgttataaaaaaaaaaatgctcatctGGAGGCAAATAGGAAGCATATGGACCACTAAGAAAATAGCAGTGAGTTTGGGTGTCAAGAAGCCACTTCCATCTAaacagagggaggtgggggcccCTGAAAGTAGAAGAGTAATCGAGATGTAATTCCCAAGGCTCACTGTGGTACCACTGTCCCTTCCCACCCAGCCCAAGAAAAGCAATTATTCTCCTGGGAAACACACACCTACCTTGTCCACACAGAGCACCTGTTAGAATGAGCATTGCTGGAAAGACAGGGCCAAGGATGTGTGATCACCTGCCCTCAATTCAGTAAACAACTGTATGCCAAGCCCTATATAGGGGCTGAAAATTCAGTATTCAGCACTCTAGCATCCACCAGGACAGTCTGAAGTCATTTCTCAGGCTTGCTATCCTGAAAGACTTGGGGGCTGGTGCACAGAAAGGCTAACCTGAGGTCCGGAGGAGGCCTCATGGGCAAAGATTCTTAAATTAGCCTTGCTCATGACCCACATCCACCAACGTTAGCAAAACTCTCCTATCTGAACTTCAAAACCCATCAGTCCTTTAGTTGTAACATGGACCTGAACAGATCCTAGAGCCACCGTTTCCCCGTCTAGTGATTGTTGGCCTTGATTTTTGCCTGCAAGGAGCTGTCTTGTTTCTTTGAGAAAAGCACAACAAAGGCAAATTTGATGCTATAAACTACCACTAGAGGTCAGAGTAGCTCAAGGTTCAGAGAGAAAAAGCTACTACTGCCTTCATAttgttactgctttttttttctttctttctttctttctttctttctttctttctttctttctttctttctttctttcttctttctttctttcctctcttccttttctttttgaactcAAGCTAATTCTTTGGAACCAGGTTAATCTTTCAAAATTCCACCTGCATATGCTACTCGCTACTCAGAATTTGAATGGGTCAGTGTGGCAACCAAAGCTTCTCATCATCTCTCTCCCATCTATCCTTCTAATCAAGGTTcccagaagaaggaaaggaagttcTGCTCCTGCCACATAGGTGTCCCCATTCTGCCCTGAACAAAGCCTCTCCCTTTTCCCAGGGGACCTTGGCCAGCACTCCTGCCCGGAATGCATCCCTGTGCTCCTTCCAGGATTCATCTTCTGCTAAGAGACCCCTCCCATCTGCCCATCCTCCAAGCTCTACCTCCCGAGAAGGTTCTGTGGGAGACTGAAGAAGCCTCATTGCCTTCTGCAGCCTCTTGATGCCTACAGCCCTGGCAAGGTCACTCGCCAAAGACATTGGCTTTTATCCTCCTGCTATTTGTTTGAAGTGCaagtgtgtgtttattttttttccacaactAAACTGTATATTCATGAGGGATAGGGATTGTGTAGCACTTGGTAGCACTTTGTGTAAATATTCGAATAACttctgggtgaatgaatgaacaaaagaacaTGTTACTCACATTGGCAATGGTGGAGACAAATAACATGATGACAGTGGCGATGTGGACCACAAAGATACCAGCCAGTAGTACCAACATCTTGGCTTTTTGATGCCTCAAAGAGCAATGAGAGTTctgaaaagaagagaagataaaGGAGGCCAAAAAAAGGTTACTGTCAGATTCAATCAGACAATTCAGCTTTCCCACACATGTGGACTGTCCACTAAAATCAGGAGTTGCAATAAAAACCATGTCACAATTTCATTATAAATTCCTGAAAACATCTTGTTAACCTAGTTTCCTAAATGCCTAttcatctatttatatatatctaaatataaacataattctGCTTCTCAAGTATTTATATACTCATCTCTCTAATACAGCCTGtttggggaaaaatttttaaaaaacacatgtaatcactgttactgttttattttgtttgtgttttaaaaaccaaaataagactTGATTTTTAGAAGGCCTTTTCACAGCTGTAATTTCCAGGTTTCTGTGCTACAATGTCATATAAATCCCCATTTTCCACTAGGGAAGTGTCCATGGCTCTATCAAACTGCACATCCAGCGATATTAATAGATGTGGATGCCTTCTGAATAATAGCAGCTATTACTCAGTGCCCATAGACTGAATAGGCGACTAATTTGATCCCAGGTGATATAAAAAATGTGAGAGCCACAACTTCTGTTATTTATAATGCTGTTTGGTATTCAGCAATTATAACAACCT
This region of Vulpes vulpes isolate BD-2025 chromosome 8, VulVul3, whole genome shotgun sequence genomic DNA includes:
- the EMP1 gene encoding epithelial membrane protein 1, which translates into the protein MLVLLAGIFVVHIATVIMLFVSTIANVWVVSDFPKASVGLWKNCTSGGCDDVLSYASEDALKAVQAFMILSIIFSVISLVVFVFQLFTMEKGNRFFLSGATMLVCWLCIMVGVSIYTHHYANGYGTQYPSSHHGYSFILTWICFCFSFIIGVLYLVLRKK